The genome window GTTCGAATAAAATTCgtattaataataagaaatttgaCAGCAGCTCGCTCGTTGAATAGAAATTGCATAGCCAAAACCGGAAACAATTTGAGCTGCCTTTTTTTGGCtgcatttaaaacaaaaaaaattgtggcGATAGCATCGACGTGTGCCACATTTAAAGAGCTAAATGGAAAACATGAAAAGCagcacacacagcacaaaGCAACAACTACGATGATGGCAGACACAATCATGAATATGCACGCAAAGAGTGTAACAGCAATTTCAGTTCGCCCACTTGAGAGTTGGTTGGCAtttctctctgtttttttttttttgttggcactGCAATTGAATgccaattgaaatgaaatcgaaatcgaaattaaaatcatataaacacgaaaaacaaaaaaaaatgaaaacgacaGCTTGAACTTTTGCTGTACTTGGctttattaattgaatgtcaggcgcaatttatatttaaaaaatggaagaaaaaagaaaaaggtaGCCGACCCAATAAATCTCAAGAGCACTCAATATACGGCGCCTGTTTACAACATTCAAATGCAAACGGAGAGTAGAAACCCGCTTTAAACCCTAAATGAACCTCACTGTCATTTGTCTTTGTGACTGATTATACCTGCTATctatagggtaaaagggtattataaatttgtgcctccaggaaatgtatgtagcgcgcagaagaagaaaacttcgagtctataaagtatacatatattattgatcagtgtcaacagcagggacgatatagccatgtccgtctgtctgtccgtctgtccatatgaacaTCTGGATCTCAAAAGCTAAAAGAGATATAGATatactttgtatattttaaatatagtaatgtatcaatatacctaaatTAGCCTTTGgtttaattttagtatttttgcggtatatcaatttggtatattttaaaatgaaaaccgcactattttgaatgtattcagaaaatacttttctatgttaccttctggtatattttgcactctgtggtatattttgaatatgttatatttttagtattttcacaatatattaattatatacatatatactttaaaattaataatgtagcaggtatttcacagtcgagcacactcgccTGTAGCTTTCCTGCTTGTTTTTGTATCGGCTTATCAGAGacaagccaaacaacaacaagcgggCGATTTCAATTTCTCTTTTATGTGGAAAACAGAAACCTAATAAATCTATAGACAGCTTTTGGCTGTGTGCCCTGCAGCCAGCCGTTGACATTTGCACAGCCAGGTCAGAAAGCGACATTGCTGATTAAGCTGCCTAACAAGAGACATATCACGAAATATAAAGACGATTGCATAAGCTGAACTTACAGTTGAGGAAATCATTATACAAACACAGAGAGTTGCATTCTTTGATTTCGCTGCGGAAATGTCAACGAATTCGAGTAGTCGAAATACGaacttgccacaaattgtGCTGAGCGAAGCTCATCAAATGCAGAGCACGAGCGGCTGGCCGCActttccatttcatttgccAGCAATGCGAGAGCTTAAACactgcattattattattgttttcataAAGCGAGCTATCAATCATGCACTTAGATCACAGCTGGCTGTCAATGCGAACAATTCGACTGCCTGGCGAATTTCAATGTCGCCTCCTCCGATCTCCACTTGACCTCAACGATGGCGGCGTCTCAGTCTTGTCTTGTTGTAGGCGTCGACTGTCGACTCAATTCGTGGGCGATGTCTTTGGGATGTCGTgttcgttgtgtgtgtgctgcttgGCAACCAGCATTCAATTAGTTATAATTATGTGACACGTCTGAGAGAGGAGGGAGAGCTATAAATATAAGCAGCGATCAAGCTCAACTCAAACCACAAAATGTTATGCTGCAAAAGCCATATGAATGCTGCGGTTTACCAACTAGTTCTCAATTCGCTAACAATCAACCCGCAGACCCAATTCCCTGCCatattaattgctttggccATATTCCAAAGCGGTTTCCTGTGGGCAAATTCAGCATATAGAATTTGTCAATTTCCTGCCTTAATTTTGCGCGCACGCGCTCATGATAATTCTTCAacgtaatttattttgtagctacttttgattttttacaaaacaacaaaaaaagttaattatttaatgatttatgAAGGCATTATTTGTAGCtattgttgtgttgctgttgctgtttcatTTTGCCatgttatttataaacattctCTAAGTTTAATGAAACTTGTTGTCGATGCGAGAAAATTTCAACGTGATGTCATTGCCTTGAGAGAGACTCGACGTCGCCaaatttgttgtgttgcttttCGAGAGCACAAAGATCGCCTAGAGATTAGTTTAGGCTGGGCTTAAGATTGTACATCTTAACTGGTTTGCTGCCCCATTCCCCTAAAACTAAGCTCCAGTTCAAGTCCATTGATCAGCTAAACGTTGACGCTGACCCACTTGCGGaactctttttctttttgctaaACAAATTACTTGCCAACTTACACTTGGATTGTGTCGTGACTTAAAAGGCCAGTTTACGAGTTTCTTGCTGCTAATCTGAAGTTGTAGGCATTCTGTAGCAATCCCTTTGGTTCTATATAGCATATAAAACTGATCATGACCGATGTGGATGTGCTCAGCTCTAGGATGAAGTCgcgattgcatttgcaaaccAAAACGATTGGCGCCGAGCGCATTAAGAAGGCCAAGGATAACAACGAGGACATCGCTGTGCTCAGCATGTTCCTACCAAATGCCAGCGCTGTCGAAGAGAATCGCAGCTTCTATTGCTCCCTAGGCGATTATTGTCGCCTCGGTGATCCGCGTGCCACCAAAGCAGGTAAATCTCGCCTCGATCAACGATCAGCGATCAGCTAATGCGTTGTTGCTcgtaaattatgttaattaaaaaccAGCGATACATCATAATTTATCAATATTAGTGCCCATTTAATGCTTCGGCTATTGCCAAAAAGGTTGAAAGATgatagaaaaaaagaaaaaaataaataatatagacACCCACATGAAGTGCTTTCGTATTATGTCCAGCACTCCATAACGTCATCGCAGCTTTCGTCTGCGGATGAGTAACATTAACCCAAGCGGAGGTACACTtaaaaaacagacaaaaaaaaaagaaagaaacggACAAAAAAATAGACAATCTCTAGACGATGATGATATGCTCATTAAAAGATGTTTAATACTCGCATATGAGAGATGTAAGCAAAAAAAGTTGTTCTATCCAAATTTGAGTTCAGAATGTTTTTTCTTGAGCTGTGAAgcaatcaatttatttcacccattaagttaattttttctcattttactttatttttctgAGCTAGGACTTATAACCAGCatgtttatatttacatatattatattacattacattataTTAGATTTACATATATCTACTTAACTACTCTACGTGACTACTCAAGCATTCAACTATAACATTAACTAATTTCTTAGTCAAATCTTTCTAAACTGTTGTCTAATGCATTTTTATCTTCTATTTTTTCAAGTTTTTCGACAAGAATGTATTAACTCGTTTCCTTCTGAAgcagtattatttattaatattatattgaagTAAAGCAAACTCGAAGACTactattaaattaatgaatcaaTTAAAGAATCAACATCTTAGACAAATCCTTCTTTACTCacttttcttctctttttacTTTTGACTTATGTAGGACTACTAATAGATGCATTTCCATGTGTTTTCTTGTAAAAGTCTCTATGACAACTATGTATTAAGTTCATTAatgaaaataggaaaaaattTCTTGTCAAAGCTTTCTAGCTAGCGCACTTTTCGTTCCTTCTACTTTATCAATCTGTTATATAGAACTTTTAATAGAAGCTTTAACTATTTTCCCCGTAAAccattctatttttatttctgtttattttagCAAAGTTATTTTTTGTCTGACGAAAACTCCAAATTAATTCAagtaacatataaataaaagaaaaaaaatatttaagtcaAATCCTTCTTCCTCACTTTTCTCAATTAAACTGACATATAAATACTTCTAGGCTTATTCGTCATGTCTGCTATTAACAAGTGGTAACATCTCCTACATCACCTAATGTCTATGACTAAGTAACAGTTACAGAGCTCATAAATTTGTTCATATATGATTTTGCGAGTCTTTTTGATGgaaactattaaataaatgaaactttGCCTACCACGGCGGCAATTTAAAGCATAACAAAGAAACAATAGGAGACAATAGAATTGACTAGAATGGGTTAGTTAGTAACCGCCCTGACATTATTCCAGTCAATTACCCACTTCCCTCTTGCTACCAATTGGCAGTCAGTGAACCCAACTATGAAATCCCTCCAAAGTTTTCACTCAACAAAAAACAGTAGTCGAGTCGGCAGGCAGACAATTTCATGTCTTATTTTTGGCAACAAATTTTGAGCAcgcaataaataaactaaagagATTTTTTATGCACACTAGCTGCTGAGTAGTCGGTGCCACAATGGGAAACTAATGGAGCCACGACGATTATAACGATAACTTCTAGGGGCTCATCGTGTCTCTTGAGACTGcacaatttgaataatttttgcattaattgttaTGAAAATCAGCCTAAAAAGGGAATGGAAAAGCGAATAAAAGGGTTACACTTTTTCACGTTGCATGTCAGCTGCACATAATGTTGGTAAAAGAAATcggattttgttttttacttaGCGTTATTATTGAATGTGAATTGTGATTGGGTTTTGGCCTGAATATGTCTGGAATTTGGGGTATTTAATAGATTGAGTTACTGGTTAAAGTTCAAGGTTGcaatatgaaattgaaattgaaattgatttgtctatgtttctctctctctctatctctctctagGTACCAAGAAAATGGAATACAAAACGCGTCAGTGGCATGAGAattgcttctgttgctgtgtCTGCAAGATGGCCATTGGCACCAAGTCGTTTATACCGCGAGAGCAGGAAATTTATTGCGCCGGCTGCTACGAGGAGAAGTTTGCCACGCGTTGCATCAAGTGCAACAAGGTGAGTTCCCAAACGAAAGTGGCAAGAACTGCATTGCTTAAAAACAATTCTATCTTACAGGTAATTACCTCAGGTGGAGTTACCTACAAGAACGAGCCGTGGCATCGTGAGTGCTTCACTTGCACCCACTGCAACATCACGCTGGCCGGACAGCGCTTCACCAGTCGCGACGAGAAGCCTTATTGTGCCGAATGTTTCGGCGAGCTGTTTGCCAAACGCTGCACATCGTGTGTCAAGCCCATCACTGGTGAGTGGTTATACCctttaacattatttaaaatatattatatgacTAATTTAACTCTTATCTCCAGGCATTGGTGGCACACGCTTCATTTCGTTTGAGGAGCGTCATTGGCATCACGATTGCTTTGTCTGTGCCAGCTGCAAGGCCAGCCTGGTTGGACGCGGTTTCATCACTGACGGACCCGACATTCTCTGCCCCGACTGTGCCAAGCAGAAGCTGATGTAAAGCAACTCCGCAGTCAACCTCCAAGTCAAGAACCAAGTCATACAGTCGCCTAGCAAGTCAGGACTTGGATGGAAGCAGTTGCAGCTGAAGAGAAGTGAAaggcaaatttaaaaaaaagggaGCGAGATTTagccataaattaaacattaacaAAATTCATCGAAAATGGATCAAATCATCGGTTTGAGCGGAATATGTATTAAACgatatatacaaaacaaaacaaaaaaaaaacaaaaacaaacaaaataatgccttacacttacacatacatatacacttATTAGATATGAGATGAGAATTAGctaaacaacaagaaaatgaaaaacaaaaaaaaaattgaatccTAAAATCAAAAGccacaaatttttaaaattataaattaactaTTGTACGAGTGCTTGTATACTTATTAATATAGcatcaaaaattatatagaGCTATACGCATAATGCTAGCCTAAACTAAAGTGGGAAAATCGAGTGacaaaacatcaacaaaaacataagaaacaaaatcaaaatgaaaatgataatgAAAGAAAATCTCGcttaaatattgatatttttgtgctttaccatcaaattgtataaaatatatatttattatttgtaattgcatttgaacgcgaaaacaaaaacaaaatgaaagaaacactaaaaaaacaacaaaacaaaatgattgtaaacaaaatgataaatacTGTAACTATTGTTGCCACACATTGcataatgtatgtatgtttatttatttattttaagttctctaaccacacaaaaaacaaaagatgcGTGTAAAGGTTTTCTAACCGTGGGTTTCAGTTAAATACTTGtattaaaacacattttatgttttcttttattttttatattatgtatgttattaaacaaaaacctACCACACACTACAAAACactgcaaacaaacaaaaacatataccCAAACGcaatacacgcacacacacgtcctagcaatttaattgtttagttttattttcatggTTTTGTATTATAATGAAAGCACTTTGCGCAAACTAAAAATGTCCACacataattattttacaaacgccaacaaaatgtcaatgtccttaactatttaatgaaattaaagctaaataaattaataatattcatcgatgtgttttgttttatttcaactttggTATCATAAGCGCATGTgggaataattaaaattttagttactcgaaattcaaattctaaattttaaaatgcaaaaagagaACTGTTAACGCAGTAAGGAGTACATGTCGGTGTTTTTAGTGAATGGCAAGCACGATGACGATTGGctggtatttttagtattaaaagTGCTTTATCGATAGTTCTCGTCATTTGAATGGTCACACACCGCCAAATAAAACAGCTGTAGAAAGCTTTTTAAAGAAACAActcaaaac of Drosophila nasuta strain 15112-1781.00 chromosome 3, ASM2355853v1, whole genome shotgun sequence contains these proteins:
- the LOC132793544 gene encoding four and a half LIM domains protein 2 isoform X4 encodes the protein MADVEIMQTVTETKKTKKVKKTSKRRESEVQITEVDASNEERGGEYTKAMDKDWHSGHFCCWQCDESLTGQRYVIRDDHPYCIKCYENVFANTCEECNKIIGIDSKDLSYKDKHWHEACFLCFKCNLNLVDKQFGAKADKIYCGNCYDAQFASRCDGCGEVFRAGTKKMEYKTRQWHENCFCCCVCKMAIGTKSFIPREQEIYCAGCYEEKFATRCIKCNKVITSGGVTYKNEPWHRECFTCTHCNITLAGQRFTSRDEKPYCAECFGELFAKRCTSCVKPITGIGGTRFISFEERHWHHDCFVCASCKASLVGRGFITDGPDILCPDCAKQKLM
- the LOC132793544 gene encoding four and a half LIM domains protein 2 isoform X5, translating into MTDVDVLSSRMKSRLHLQTKTIGAERIKKAKDNNEDIAVLSMFLPNASAVEENRSFYCSLGDYCRLGDPRATKAGTKKMEYKTRQWHENCFCCCVCKMAIGTKSFIPREQEIYCAGCYEEKFATRCIKCNKVITSGGVTYKNEPWHRECFTCTHCNITLAGQRFTSRDEKPYCAECFGELFAKRCTSCVKPITGIGGTRFISFEERHWHHDCFVCASCKASLVGRGFITDGPDILCPDCAKQKLM